The Myxococcales bacterium DNA window GCATCCACGCATTTTCGTTGGAAATGGCTTGCCAGATGATGTTCGGGTGATCGGGATCACCCCCCGCGGCCGTGATGGCATTGCGCGCCTTGTTCCGAATGGAATTTGTGTCGTAGAGAATGTGGAGAGGTTGGTACTGGACCACGACGTTTGAAATCTCTGCAAAGGCGGGTTCGTAGGTCTTCTCGAAAGGGCCGGGCCATTGCAACCAGAGTGCTTCTTGAAGCTCCCACTCGGCGGGCACGCGCCGGGTTTGGGCCGCTGCGATCGCTGCAACGGAGAAGGATCCGAGCAGCAAGAGAGTCGCCAGCCCAAACACCAATCCACGTTTAAACCGGCTCATGTCAGTACTTCCTCACGCTGCGTTTTATGCCGGAGTGGAAATGCATAGCACTCGGTGCATGGCGTTGGGTCGGGGTGCAGCGAGGGTGAGGATAGGAAGCAGAAGCTTTGCCTGCGGTTGGATCAGCTCTCTGCCTGCTTGTCGCGTCGGATCTGCCGCACGCACACCGTCAGGAATGCGACGCACAAGACCACACCGACCGCGGGCATTCCGTCCGGGCCGAGCAGCGTAATCGCGCTTCCCGAAAGCGCGGGACCCGCCGCCGAGCCGATGCCCCAGAAGAATATGAAGCTGGTGTTGATGCCGATCAACTCGGCGCCGCGATACCTTTGCCCCATCATGGTCATGGCGACCACGTAAAAGGCACCGATGCTCGCACCCAGCGTCAGCATGACCGGCCACTTCAAGGCGGGATATTCAATCGCCAGCGGCAACATCGCCATGCTCAACAGCGTCAAGGCGCAACTCGCGGCGAGGATGTGAACGTGATCGTAATGATCCGCGAGCCAGCCGGATGGAAGCTGCCCGAGGATCGAGCCGATCACGAGCAGCAACAGGAGGAAGGTTGCCGATCCTTCGTCCAGTCCTTTCTCCAGGCCGTATACGGTCAGCAGCGATTCCACAGAACTGTTGATCAGCCCGAACATGAGTCCGGCCACCATCAGCGTCGTGGCCACGCGCAGGTAGTAGCGCAGACGAGCGCGAGGCTCGCCCTCGATCGCAGGCGTCGTGCCCCGGGCGGCAACCAGTGGCAGCAATCCGAACAGAACGACCGCGATTCCTATGTAGAGCACGGTC harbors:
- a CDS encoding MFS transporter, producing MLNERTRLWSIIACIASTMTVSITLGITWPLLAIVLERQGVPPWLNGLSASAQTLAVLAVVPFAPRLIGAFGIVRMVAIGIAITVACLVLLPLFPNVWAWFPIRFALGFGEELVFISTDVWINQLARDNTRGRLIGTYGMFLLAGFAIGPMTLMTFGSENWTVLYIGIAVVLFGLLPLVAARGTTPAIEGEPRARLRYYLRVATTLMVAGLMFGLINSSVESLLTVYGLEKGLDEGSATFLLLLLVIGSILGQLPSGWLADHYDHVHILAASCALTLLSMAMLPLAIEYPALKWPVMLTLGASIGAFYVVAMTMMGQRYRGAELIGINTSFIFFWGIGSAAGPALSGSAITLLGPDGMPAVGVVLCVAFLTVCVRQIRRDKQAES